A portion of the Bacteroidota bacterium genome contains these proteins:
- a CDS encoding sterol desaturase family protein, with amino-acid sequence MELVIGNSLLLVFVIIEIMILYFYKKETIPWKEIITNLNSGHILLWVFRGLEVAAYYTTYKFFSLDLLQSLPYWAIWLLAFVLWDFCFYWLHRLHHKYSLLWGVHSVHHEGEHFSLSLGIRNSWYSSLTSFPFFLVMAVIGFPVDVFVAVASIHYFIQFYNHNHLIKKSGWLEYFMVTPAHHRVHHGKNDPYRDKNFSGTFIIWDKLFNTFQEELENELVVCGVDNVPKSNNPIIVNNAPFARLYKLKIFSMNSKKENLFVYPNWILVSSSLLLFILLLFYIYFENQHHNTLSLILFFVVFIGTIGNGLMTDGNQIGLYIWLINFTVGCILIFFQYNPNILLFDTVILACIVQTVLIIVFSVKTLTGLKKSP; translated from the coding sequence AAACTCCGGACATATTTTACTTTGGGTATTTAGAGGCTTAGAAGTTGCTGCATATTACACTACCTATAAGTTTTTTAGTTTAGATTTATTACAATCGCTCCCTTATTGGGCAATATGGTTGTTAGCTTTTGTGCTTTGGGATTTTTGCTTTTATTGGCTACACAGATTGCATCATAAATATAGCCTGCTGTGGGGTGTACACTCGGTTCACCATGAAGGCGAGCATTTTAGTCTATCCTTAGGCATTAGAAATTCGTGGTATTCGTCTTTAACATCTTTCCCATTTTTTTTGGTGATGGCTGTAATAGGCTTTCCGGTTGATGTGTTTGTTGCCGTTGCATCTATTCACTATTTTATTCAGTTTTATAATCACAATCATTTAATAAAGAAGAGTGGCTGGCTGGAGTATTTTATGGTAACTCCTGCACATCATCGGGTTCATCATGGTAAAAACGACCCTTATAGAGACAAAAATTTCTCCGGAACATTTATAATATGGGATAAGTTGTTTAACACCTTTCAAGAAGAACTAGAAAACGAACTTGTTGTCTGCGGTGTTGACAATGTTCCCAAATCCAATAACCCGATAATAGTTAATAATGCTCCATTTGCAAGATTATATAAACTCAAGATATTTAGCATGAATAGCAAAAAAGAAAACCTTTTTGTCTATCCAAATTGGATTCTTGTTTCAAGCTCTTTATTACTCTTTATACTTTTACTTTTTTACATTTACTTTGAAAATCAACATCATAATACACTATCACTTATTCTTTTTTTTGTGGTGTTTATTGGGACTATAGGCAATGGGCTTATGACAGATGGAAATCAGATAGGACTTTATATTTGGCTTATTAATTTTACAGTAGGATGCATTCTGATATTTTTTCAGTACAACCCCAATATATTATTGTTTGATACTGTAATTTTGGCTTGCATTGTACAAACTGTATTAATCATAGTTTTTTCAGTAAAAACATTGACAGGTTTGAAAAAAAGCCCCTAA